One segment of Porticoccus hydrocarbonoclasticus MCTG13d DNA contains the following:
- a CDS encoding carboxymuconolactone decarboxylase family protein, whose product MSEEDYQRGMSVRRQVMGDEFVDRSMAAATAFTQPVQDYINENCWGSVWARDALPLKTRSMITIAVLAALKAPAELKGHVRGALRNGCTVEEIREVLLHTAPYIGAPALQEAFRAAKEIVEDQ is encoded by the coding sequence ATGTCTGAAGAAGATTATCAACGAGGAATGAGTGTACGTCGCCAGGTGATGGGTGATGAGTTTGTCGATCGATCCATGGCGGCGGCCACAGCCTTTACACAACCCGTTCAGGATTACATCAATGAAAACTGTTGGGGCTCCGTGTGGGCGCGTGATGCCTTGCCTCTAAAAACCCGTAGCATGATTACGATCGCCGTCCTGGCAGCACTCAAAGCGCCAGCGGAATTAAAAGGCCACGTGCGCGGTGCGTTGCGCAATGGTTGCACCGTTGAGGAAATTCGCGAGGTATTGCTGCATACCGCACCCTATATCGGGGCGCCCGCCCTTCAGGAGGCGTTTCGTGCAGCAAAGGAAATCGTTGAAGATCAGTGA